The genomic segment tttatttactttgctcTCTCTTTTACCGCTGACAGTACAGCAGATTATTGAGTAAAGATACACATGACTACTGttctactgaaatacagcagaggaaatcaggTCAGATGTCACTATACCACTGATTTCAATGGGAAAATCATTCATAAATTCAACAGTATTTACCACTCTTCTTACATTTCTGTTCTTTTGTGAGTACTCTTACTTTGAAGAAGTCGTCCATCTATGACATTTAGCCTATTCTGAGGTTATTCCATGGTTAAATCAATGCTCTTCAAAATGCTCTTAAGAAACTATAActattaaactaaactaaaccattagtatactactaataataattattaatcatttcaattttgAGCCAAACATATGCTAATAGtcattttacacacattcactctccaTTACAACAGCAGTGATTTATTTCTAATATTTCAAACCAAGCATATGTCACTTAtttgtcaattctagcaacagcATCTCTTtcaggtggtgtttttttttccagaataaaagctTTGAATTCTGGATgaaattgtcatttttgttgAAATTTTGGTGGTGGGCCAGTTGTGGCCCATGAgccaccagttgctgaccactgctctATGGTCTGCAGTGACAGCGGAGGTGTTGCACCAGGACATGTCTGATGGTTTGATCTCTGAGGCCGTAGATGAGAGCGCTGAGGCATCTGGGCAGAATAATGACACACAGGTAGAGAAGAACCTGCATTCGTACGATCATGACTCGGCCCAGACTGGTGGAGATGGAGTAGAGGATGGGGTTGTGTATCGTCGACAGGAGGCCGAGGCCCAGCTGAAccaggtgcagcagcagcgttcTGCGAGCTTTGCGCGCCGAGGCTTTGTCCGTGGAGGACGCCGACCTGGCCGCGATCGTGACGCCGATGTAGGAGAAAACGATGGCCACGGTCGtcagaacaaacacaaaactcatGTAACCTGTGGCATAAAGATTGGACTCTGGATTGAGGAAAATGTTCTCTCTGCCACAGAAGTCTTTAGTGTACAGAAAGGCCACGTCTACAAAACCAAACTTTAGCAGAAGAAGAACTTGGGTCAGGATGTTCAGCGAGCTGAGGGCCCAAACTCCGACAATGGCCAGTGCCGTGTTcctgatggtgatgatggtggcgTGTTTCAGTGGGTGGCACACGGCCACATATCTCTCCAGTGACATCACCACCAGTGTGAGCGGAGAGATGCTGGTGACGAGTCTAGTGGCCATGAGCGCGGCGGCGCAGGCGGCGTACGTCATCGTCACCCTGAGCGTAGAGAGCAGGTAGAGCAGCTGACTCTGCATCAGCAGCAAGGTGTCGCCCAACAGGAGGTTATAGAGGAGGATGTAACGAGACGTGTCGCAGAACACGGCTTTACTGCGCAGCGTGTACAACATGGTCCCGTTGATGAAGAGGAACACACAGCAGGGAACTGTGCTGGCAatgttcagaatcagaatctcCTGAAAACTCTGATACTGAAGTCCAGCAGTGACGTTAGCGTGAGACTGGTTTGTGAAGGTCATGAAGGACGAGCGCCACGAAAATCTGACGACTGACGCTGAAGCtgaagtttttcttcttcagcagaCGTGGCAGCAgctcacaggtgtgtgtgtgtgtgtgcagagtttACCTGTCCACTCACTCTATATGAACTCTGACCTGCctcctgtgacatcatcagctcCACAGCTGAAACAACTGTTGAAACTACTGCACGGTGATGCAGTAGTTtccaaacactgggttgggacccacagattgGTCACGggagattttttgggggggtccTAATGCCCATACGACTGTGCTATTGACTTACTTCCAGGTACCCCTCTTCCTACTAGCCGTTTGTATAACCTCTCAGACTAGTGGATCTGTGCGCAAAGAGCGCGCTGGGTGCCCATGGACAGCACATTCGCAGACTGAACTACTGCCTCActggtaggtggagtattaagccccactcaccaagcagaaaaattATTTTGGATTGGACTGGACTTaattaaactaatattttttattcactAAGTTCAGATGTCTCATTTTGTGACATCGgcctttaaaatcctttgtttcggattgacttcagtgacacaaagtgaccacacgaggcagcagcagacaagcagctcctgtgtccccgcaagctTCTGTCAACATCACTCTGCTCCTGGATCAGCGACTTTCTCACCAACAGGCCACAGGTGGTGAGGATAGGGGAGTCCACGTCTGCTCCACTAACCCTCAACACTGGCACACCGCAAGGCTGTGTGCTAAGCCCTGtcctcttcaccctcttcacacacgactgctctgccatccactccacaaacatggttgtgaagtttgcagatgacaccacCATAGTGGGTCTCATCTCCAACAACGACGAGACCCACTACAGAGGAGAGGTCCAGAACCTGACCCAGTGGTGCTCCGGGAACAACCTTGTTCTAAACACCAACAAGACCAAGGAGGTCATAGTGgactacaggaggtccaggaagactgTACACGCTCCGCTCAGCATACATGGAAAGGAGGTGGAGCGTGTAGACAGCATAAAGATCCTGGGCATCCACATTTCCTCCGACCTCTCCTGGTCTGTGaacacttcacacctggtgaagaaggctcaacaacggctcttctttctcaggaagttgaagaggtCTGGGGCTCTCTTCCCAACTGCTCATAAACTTCTACAGAGCCACTGTCGAGAGCATCCTGTGTCTTAGCGTGACAGTGTGGTATGGCAACTGCACAGCACAGGACAGGAAGAACCTAGCCCGGGTGGTGAGGACagcacaggggattgtgggatgccgtctacctgatctggacTTAGTTTACACTGCCCGAGTCCGGAGAAGGGCCAGACGCATAGCAACAGATTCCACACACCAGGGCTATGCACTGTTTGTACCGCAGGAAAGGGCAGGAAACATCAAAGCAAAGAACAatagactcagggacagcttcttccccagagctgtgaaagCAATCGCCCccccacagtgaaaacaatttgCATCCCTTctctacacccccccccccccccagcacacacacaagcagccacacacacacccaccctccCAAACACACCCCTGCTGACCCCCCCAAATCTGCTCAACTCTCCATAAAACTGGACCACgttgcactaaactgcactttgtagttttatatactttactttgcacacactgtacttttatattttgttgggttttacattttgttgtgtctcattaagtgttaagtctcttgttgtgtcttatttaaatgtcaagtcttTTTCGGGTCTTATTTAAGGGTTAAGCCTTTCGTTATGTCTATTTATATGTCAAGTCCTTCgttatttttactattttattgtgtacctcaagccgggagtctctgcaaaaatttcattatgtcctcataatgacaataaaaacttcttgaatcttgaatcttgaagctaaaatcactgattttctgtatggggtttggtgtgagagataatatgttttctttttcctgttccTCCATTGACACACTTATTATTAGTATCAAGTGACCCATAAAAGATAAAAGGccatcaaataaataaataaattaaatgtgaacTTTGAAATCAAAGAGCCGGAACCAGAGGGGGCGGTGTATGAGGGTATCAGCccctctttatttactttgatctctctttctctttcacctTTTTACATCAAGTAAAAATGATGACAGTACAGCAGATTATTGAGTAACAGCAGATTATTGAGTAAAAATACATGTGACTACTGttctactgaaatacagcagaggaaatcaggTCAGATGTCACTATACCACTGATTTCAATGGGAAAATCATTCATAAATTCAACAGTATTTACCACTCTTCTTACATTTCTGTTCTTTTGTGAGTACTCTTACTTTGAAGAAGTCGTCCATCTATGACATTTAGCCTATTCTGAGGTTATTCCATGGTTAAATCAATGCTCTTCAAAATGCTCTTAAGAAACTATAACTatttaactaaactaaaccattagtatactaataataattattattaatcatttcaattttgAGCCAAACATATGCTAATAGtcattttacacacattcactctccaTTACAACAGCAGTGATTTATTTCTAATATTTCAAACCAAGCATATGTCACTTAtttgtcaattctagcaacagcATCTCTTTCAggtggtggttttttttttccagaataaaagctTTGAATTCTGGATgaaattgtcatttttgttgAAATTTTGGGGTGGCGGGCCAGTTGTGGCCCATGAGCCActagttgctgaccactgctctATGGTCTGCAGTGACAGCGGAGGTGTTGCACCAGGACATGTCTGATGGTTTGATCTCTGAGGCCGTAGATGAGAGCGCTGAGGCATCTGGGCAGAATAATGACACACAGGTAGAGAAGAACCTGCATTCGTACGATCATGACTCGGCCCAGACTGGTGGAGATGGAGTAGAGGATGGGGGTGTGTATCGTCGACAGGAGGCCGAGGCCCAGCTGAAccaggtgcagcagcagcgtttTGCGAGCTTTGCGCGCCGAGGCTTTGTCCGTGGAGGACGCCGACCTGGCCGCGATCGTGACGCCGATGTAGGAGAAAGCGATGGCCACGGTCGtcagaacaaacacaaaactcatGTAACCTGTGGCATAAAGATTGGACTCTGGATTGAGGAAAATGTTCTCTCTGCCACAGAAGTCTTTAGTGTACAGAAAGGCCACGTCTACAAAACCAAACTTTAGCAGAAGAAGAACTTGGGTCAGGATGTTCAGCGAGCTGAGGGCCCAAACTCCGACAATGGCCAGTGCCGTGTTcctgatggtgatgatggtggcgTGTTTCAGTGGGTGGCACACGGCCACATATCTCTCCAGTGACATCACCACCAGTGTGAGTGGAGAGATGCTGGTGACGAGGTTGGTGGCCATGAGTGCGGTGGCGCAGGCGGCGTACGTCATCGTCACCCTGAGCGTAGAGAGCAGGTAGAGCAGCTGACTCTGCGTCAGCAGCAAGGTGTCGCCCAACAGGAGGTTATAGAGGAGGATGTAACGAGACGTGTCGCAGAACACGGCTTTACTGCGCAGCGTGTACAACATGGTCCCGTTGATGAAGAGGAACACACAGCAGGGAACTGTGCTGGCAatgttcagaatcagaatctcCTGAAAACTCTGATACTGAAGTCCAGCAGTGACGTTCGCGTGAGACTGGTTTGTGAAGGTCATGAAGGACGAGCGCCACGAAAATCTGACGACTGACGCTGAAGCtgaagtttttcttcttcagcagaCGTGGCAGCAgctcacaggtgtgtgtgtgtgtgcagagtttACCTGTCCACTCACTCTATATGAACTCTGACCTGCctcctgtgacatcatcagctcCACAGCTGATTGGTAGGTGGTGACGATCACAGGGCTGCAAACTTATCGTCCTCAgatgaataaacacacacagaaacaactgttcacacagtgatgcagtagTTCTGaaacactgggttgggacccataGATGGGTCGCGTGATATTTTTTGGGGGTCCTAATGCTTATAAGACTCTGCTTTTGACTTATTTCCAGGTACCCCTCTTCCGACTAGCTGTTTGTACAACCTCTCCTGACCTGAACACGGCGCTAATTCGACCATCCTGCTCCCCTGGgggagctgttttttttctgtgtacaGAAAAAAGACCACACACTCTGACCCTGCATAGACtttagagcagtgtttcccaaccctggtcctcagggaacactgtcCTGCATGCTTTtaatgttgccctgctccaacactcAATTCATTCAAATGATTCAAATGAAGGCGGTGTCCGTCATCGCCACCATCAAATCGTCAAAATCCGCCGGTGTTCCAGTCTATTTCGGATGAAGCACAATAAAATGACCTCTTCAATGGTACCCCAACGTCTTAAACGGTACTTAAACGTCTATACGAACGCAAAAGACGCGCATGTAGGGGAGAGACGGATataactgtaccatgatgggaACACGGCTTAATAATATCTGTTTTAGTAATCCTGAAAACAGAGTCCTATTATTGAAGTCAATATTTGGGCCAATTATCTGATCTGGGCCACACAATTgatgtagaactttctagcaggcaaagctatttatctttcattctatttatctgttttttgtagtaattggtatcaaagcaccgttgccttttaagtgcctttaaggtgcattgtcaaagcccttttttgttatatattacctTCGTGCATGCCTTtgaatctatctatcatcagaacctgtacgacttgtcggttttacaacctaacggactgctgtctaactaactaactaacggactgctgtctaactaactaactaacggactgctgtctaactaactaacggactgctgtctaactactaacggactgctgtctaactaactaacggactgctgtctaactactaacggactgctgtctaactaactaacggactgctgtctaactactaacggactgctgtctaactaactaacggactgctgtctaactaactaacggactgctgtctaactaactaacgGACTGCTATCTAACTAACTTACGGACTgctgtctaactaactaacggactgctgtctaactaactaacgGACTGCTATCTAACTAACTAACGGACTGCTATCTAACTACTAACGGACTgctgtctaactaactaacggactgctgtctaactaactaactaacggACTGCTATCTAACTACTAACGGACTGCTGTCTAACTACTAACGGACTGCTgtctaactgctgtttaactgtgtatgtggaataaaccttcagaaagacagtcgagttgtacccgccgtacttgttctggttaccctttccagaagggagtattaagctgaaaggatcagccagtaaaaatctggacagGTGATGTAGAGGCCTCCATGCAGGGAGGCCCTTGTTTCGACCAGAGGCCATTGTTCACAatccggtcggaacaagggcctacAGTTCAAAATgggatgttctgtgtgtgtggtttttctctgggttctccagtttcttcctacagtccaaaaacatgcaatttggggattaggaaaattgaacactctagattgaccatgagtgtgagagttaatggttgtttgtctctatatgtgtgagGGTTAGGCAATCTGTCCAAGATGTGACCCtgcctgtcgccctatgtcagctgggattgacataTCTCACCAGTACATTTAACACActttcattaaaatgaaattgtCATGGTCCAGGTATTAGGTTGAGACTGAGGAATGAGGTTAAATTCCCTAAATGTCAAACAAAGTTTTCTGGACTCGTCTTTAAACTTTGTCtccacaaacatcacaacagTTAAATCTACTGCTCTCCATGAAGACTCGTGATTAACACCCGCAGGAACCATTAGCCGTGTCAATATTTACTGATTGGAATAattaatgtctttttaaatgagacATCAGGAGATTTGGTCTGATGGGAAGGATTTTTCCCAACGTAGAACTTTCAAATGCAGATTAACAACACGAGGATCTgtcacaggtttgtttgttttctttgatagcaaaataacaaaacaaatgtcagtAATGAAACTGAAAGTCCTCTGGATCCTCAGGGAATATTCCTCTTCCCTCAGGACAATGTTGGCAAAATGCTCCAACTGAAGCGGGAAAGTTACACTCAGAACAAGACAGCGGAACAAattacaaaagaagaaaagaatgcaaagaaaagaaaatacagacaacaacaacgtcTGTCATGATTTGATGTCATTCCACTGTCCGTGTTTTCTCGCTGGACTGttgtcaacaaaacaaaaagaaacttaacacaacacaaacaaaagaaaagtaatCGCAAAAGTATGATGAACAAACTTCCATACCCAACAAACGGATCAGGATGAGGCTAATGATGCTAATGATGCTCACGCAAAAACACTCGTACTATGGTCGTTTAATCGCACAAAACAGATTCCCTCACATTTTTCTTATGAAACTACATGTAAAATTAGATGAGCTCTTAATTTACAAACTCTAAGCTAAGTTAACGGAGCAAACTGGTACGATGCTAATAATTAAGTCTTGATTATGTCAAAAACAGTGTGTCTGTCATTCTGAACCCTGCTGGAAAACCCAGCATAGACCAGTatagaccagcaaagaccaacatggaccagcatagaccagcgaAGATGAACAttgaccagcatagaccagcaaagaccaacatggaccagcataatgatgctgggggaccagcatagaccagcaaagaccaacatggaccagcatagaccagcataatgatgctggGGGACTAGCATAGACCA from the Solea solea chromosome 4, fSolSol10.1, whole genome shotgun sequence genome contains:
- the LOC131458587 gene encoding odorant receptor 131-2-like gives rise to the protein MTFTNQSHANVTAGLQYQSFQEILILNIASTVPCCVFLFINGTMLYTLRSKAVFCDTSRYILLYNLLLGDTLLLMQSQLLYLLSTLRVTMTYAACAAALMATRLVTSISPLTLVVMSLERYVAVCHPLKHATIITIRNTALAIVGVWALSSLNILTQVLLLLKFGFVDVAFLYTKDFCGRENIFLNPESNLYATGYMSFVFVLTTVAIVFSYIGVTIAARSASSTDKASARKARRTLLLHLVQLGLGLLSTIHNPILYSISTSLGRVMIVRMQVLLYLCVIILPRCLSALIYGLRDQTIRHVLVQHLRCHCRP
- the LOC131458586 gene encoding odorant receptor 131-2-like, with translation MTFTNQSHANVTAGLQYQSFQEILILNIASTVPCCVFLFINGTMLYTLRSKAVFCDTSRYILLYNLLLGDTLLLTQSQLLYLLSTLRVTMTYAACATALMATNLVTSISPLTLVVMSLERYVAVCHPLKHATIITIRNTALAIVGVWALSSLNILTQVLLLLKFGFVDVAFLYTKDFCGRENIFLNPESNLYATGYMSFVFVLTTVAIAFSYIGVTIAARSASSTDKASARKARKTLLLHLVQLGLGLLSTIHTPILYSISTSLGRVMIVRMQVLLYLCVIILPRCLSALIYGLRDQTIRHVLVQHLRCHCRP